Proteins found in one bacterium genomic segment:
- a CDS encoding peroxiredoxin produces MIQVTQKAPDFKATAVMEDGSFKDISLADYKGKKVILFFYPLDFTFVCPTEILAFSEAVEEFKKRNTQVIGASIDSHFSHLAWRKLPRAEGGLGDIKYPLLADTTKDISRKYGVLLEGAGIALRGLFLIDEEGVLRHQVVNDLPLGRSTEEAIRVVDALTFFQKNGEVCPADWKPGKDTIKPTVKDSKEYFKKHA; encoded by the coding sequence ATGATCCAAGTCACCCAGAAGGCCCCCGACTTCAAAGCCACCGCCGTCATGGAAGACGGCTCGTTCAAGGACATTTCACTCGCCGATTACAAGGGCAAGAAGGTCATTCTTTTCTTTTACCCGCTCGACTTCACCTTCGTCTGCCCGACCGAGATCCTGGCTTTCAGCGAGGCCGTCGAGGAATTCAAGAAGCGCAACACCCAAGTGATCGGCGCTTCCATCGACAGCCATTTCTCGCACTTGGCTTGGCGCAAGCTGCCCCGGGCCGAAGGGGGGCTGGGCGACATCAAGTATCCGCTGCTCGCCGACACCACCAAGGACATCAGCCGCAAATACGGCGTCCTGCTCGAAGGTGCCGGCATCGCGCTCCGCGGCCTCTTCCTGATCGACGAGGAAGGCGTTCTCCGCCACCAAGTCGTCAACGACCTCCCGCTGGGCCGCAGCACCGAAGAGGCGATCCGGGTGGTCGACGCCCTCACCTTCTTCCAAAAGAACGGCGAAGTCTGTCCGGCCGACTGGAAGCCCGGCAAGGACACCATCAAGCCGACGGTCAAGGACTCGAAGGAATACTTCAAGAAGCACGCTTAG